One stretch of Serinicoccus hydrothermalis DNA includes these proteins:
- a CDS encoding exonuclease domain-containing protein, with protein sequence MLNFTAIDFETANSYRGSPCAVGLVRVRDGKPVDERRWLIRPPEPVDYFDGFNTMLHGIDSAMVEDAPRWRHVLPAILDYIDDDVVVAHNAGFDIGVIRYACAVDNIEWPEMRFLCTMVMARRALSLPSYRLPYVVESLGAQMGHHHDPLADAHGVVAVVNALAGRSGVGVLADLAASQRMSIGRMSRGIYTGSVAIGSGGRNFTPIEVNTDADPSGYLYGRVVVFTGTLMSMTRDVARQECARVGATPDQNTTKRTNVLVVGDINPAVLRPGSNVTGKGP encoded by the coding sequence ATGCTCAACTTCACAGCCATCGACTTCGAGACCGCGAACTCGTACAGGGGGTCACCGTGTGCGGTCGGGCTCGTGCGTGTACGTGACGGCAAGCCTGTCGACGAACGCCGCTGGCTAATCCGACCGCCCGAACCGGTCGACTACTTCGACGGTTTCAACACGATGCTCCACGGCATCGACTCCGCGATGGTCGAGGATGCACCCCGGTGGCGTCACGTGCTACCTGCGATCTTGGACTACATCGATGACGACGTCGTTGTCGCCCACAACGCCGGCTTCGACATCGGCGTCATCCGCTACGCCTGCGCGGTGGACAACATCGAATGGCCCGAGATGCGGTTCCTGTGCACGATGGTGATGGCTCGACGAGCCCTCAGCCTGCCGTCCTACCGGCTGCCATATGTCGTGGAGTCGCTGGGTGCACAGATGGGACACCATCACGATCCGCTCGCCGACGCCCATGGTGTCGTAGCCGTTGTGAACGCGCTGGCTGGCCGGTCCGGGGTGGGCGTCCTAGCGGACCTTGCGGCGAGCCAACGCATGTCGATCGGGCGCATGAGCAGGGGCATCTACACCGGCAGCGTCGCGATCGGCTCAGGCGGCCGGAACTTCACTCCCATCGAGGTCAACACCGACGCGGACCCGAGCGGGTACCTGTACGGACGGGTCGTTGTTTTCACTGGAACCCTGATGTCCATGACGCGGGACGTCGCCCGGCAGGAGTGCGCCCGTGTGGGTGCTACCCCGGATCAGAACACGACCAAGCGGACGAACGTCCTTGTGGTTGGGGACATTAACCCTGCCGTTCTGCGGCCGGGCAGCAACGTCACCGGCAAAGGCCCGTAA
- a CDS encoding TnsA-like heteromeric transposase endonuclease subunit → MGQSRDVARARPARVVSWTFRFDAGTQVWDWTKGPPDVRGLRSIRTPRSTEKSRHIPVQAHSVTLEGPIHLESGLEHDLVRELDRDPDVEWMVSQPVRLGLRTASGRSRTHTPDLLALGRDGGVTVWDVRPVDKQDEKFLENRDLTAAACGEVGWHYRVYGGGSSVRRDNLRWLTAYRRQMPWYPNAKEELLGICREPRATVGAVLDADHGAGHLVSAMWHYAWTGAVVIDLNQPIDRSTPVRELQESL, encoded by the coding sequence ATGGGTCAGTCTAGAGATGTCGCACGTGCGCGGCCAGCCCGTGTGGTCTCCTGGACGTTCCGGTTCGACGCCGGCACGCAGGTGTGGGACTGGACGAAGGGCCCACCTGACGTGCGCGGGTTGCGCTCGATCCGCACCCCCCGGTCGACCGAGAAGAGCCGCCACATCCCTGTGCAGGCGCACTCCGTCACGCTGGAGGGTCCGATCCACCTGGAATCCGGGCTGGAGCACGACCTGGTGCGCGAACTCGACCGCGACCCCGACGTGGAGTGGATGGTGTCACAACCTGTGCGGCTCGGGCTGAGGACCGCAAGCGGCCGCTCCAGAACGCACACGCCCGACCTCCTGGCACTGGGACGGGATGGTGGCGTGACCGTCTGGGACGTCCGTCCCGTCGACAAGCAGGACGAGAAGTTCCTGGAGAACAGGGACCTCACCGCCGCAGCCTGCGGCGAGGTCGGGTGGCACTACCGGGTCTACGGAGGCGGGTCGTCGGTGCGTCGCGACAACCTCCGCTGGCTGACGGCATACCGGCGGCAGATGCCGTGGTACCCGAATGCCAAGGAAGAGCTCCTCGGGATCTGCCGGGAACCGCGGGCGACCGTCGGGGCGGTCCTCGACGCGGACCACGGCGCAGGGCACCTGGTCAGCGCGATGTGGCACTACGCCTGGACCGGCGCCGTGGTCATAGACCTAAACCAACCGATAGACCGGTCGACACCCGTCCGTGAGCTCCAGGAGTCGCTGTGA